The following coding sequences are from one Schizosaccharomyces osmophilus chromosome 1, complete sequence window:
- the cta4 gene encoding P-type ATPase family V, transmembrane protein dislocase/calcium transporting ATPase Cta4, translating into MGDSSLVSSPDIKSGQLYIKLPTLCHLYIWPFALFVYPYIAYVYKNHLFSDEVRYLTYIASGTLNVLVWLIGEWNTHMYCLLTCRKSNSIDDATHIMVVPSKSGDSSSVEPIEKTVLPDGQRVQYSFVFQKKRYLFKDENKHFTNVTFPMDSSLTISDFKNSSGLNSAQEDMYKCHYGRNVFDIPIPSFTTLFKEHAVAPFFVFQIFCCVLWCLDEYWKFSLFSMFMIVALECSVVWQRQRTLVEFRTMSIQTYDVQVYRNKKWMPVLTEDLLPNDIVSIVHTKEDLGLPCDLLLISGTCVVNEAMLSGESTPLVKESIELRPEEAVVDFGDIDRNAVLNGGTRILQVTPSPFSKIKTPDGGVPAIVLRTGFETSQGSLVRTMVFSSEKVTENNWEKLYFILFLMVFAIAASAYVWHIGSQTDRSRYKLMLDCIMIITSVVPSELPMELSLAVNASLAALSKYYIYCTEPFRIPVAGHVDICCFDKTGTLTEEHMVVQGISGLNKEDPSRLETLNSIPIETELAIATAHTLVLLEQEGEPAKTVGDPMEKATVEALGWSVSKNNVVIPPESSVFHKGKVQITRNFQFSSALKRQSSVSNVRVAGGNQRTFVSVKGAPEVIATMLKNVPKDYEKIYKEYGRKGSRVLALACKHFKNFVSESKVTDLTREEIESSLEFAGFLVFSSPLKDDAKGTIQMLNNSSHRCMMITGDNPLTAVYVAEQVGIVEKPTLVLDANETSKGSMEWKSTDDTVTLPMDCTKKLDASLYKMYDLCVTGRALSEIEDPAVLLSVLTHAWVYARVSPAQKELMIATLKDSGYVTLMCGDGTNDVGALKQSHVGIALLNASEEDMLQMQERARMNNLMSVYEKQINLSKRFNLPPPPVPPALCHAFPAGPNNPHREKTQENLTKYLDDLKVKKEGDTGLTETERSAEKRANLANKMFDTMAEASDDDAPKIKLGDASVAAPITSKLAVTNSVINIVRQGRCTLVALVQLHKILALNCLITAYSLSVLHLDGIKFGDTQYTISGMLMSVCFYCVSRAKPMETLSKERPQHRIFNTYIIGSVLAQFIVHVITLIYITRCVYVYENPLDKVDLEESFSPSLLNSAIYLLQLIQQVSTFAINYQGRPFREALSENKGMYYGLLGTAFVAIAGVTEFIPELNSKLQLVKLPFNFQMQLLYTMVLDYGACWVIEEVMKKYFRDNKPKDIVLRD; encoded by the coding sequence CTTACATTGCATACGTTTACAAGAATCATCTATTTTCCGATGAAGTTCGTTATTTAACCTACATTGCTTCTGGAACATTAAATGTATTAGTTTGGCTAATCGGCGAATGGAATACGCATATGTATTGCCTTTTGACATGCAGAAAGAGCAACTCTATAGATGATGCTACACACATAATGGTGGTCCCTAGCAAATCTGGAGACAGCAGCAGTGTGGAACCAATTGAAAAAACGGTTCTTCCCGATGGCCAACGCGTTCAATActcatttgttttccaGAAAAAGCGCTATCTTTTTAAAGACGAGAATAAACATTTTACCAATGTAACATTTCCTATGGATTCTTCTCTTACAATCAGCGATTTTAAGAATAGCTCTGGTTTAAATTCAGCCCAAGAGGATATGTACAAGTGTCACTATGGTAGAAACGTCTTTGATATTCCTATTCCTTCATTTACTACCTTATTCAAGGAGCACGCAGTTgctcctttttttgtttttcaaattttttgttgcGTTCTATGGTGCTTAGATGAATACTGGAAGTTTTCCCTTTTCTCAATGTTTATGATCGTGGCTCTTGAATGTTCTGTTGTCTGGCAACGTCAGCGTACTTTGGTTGAATTCCGTACCATGAGTATTCAGACGTATGATGTTCAAGTATACCGTAACAAGAAATGGATGCCTGTCTTAACTGAGGATCTTTTACCCAACGACATTGTATCCATCGTACACACCAAAGAAGATCTTGGACTCCCTTGCGACTTACTTTTAATTTCCGGAACCTGCGTAGTCAATGAAGCCATGCTATCTGGAGAGTCTACCCCCTTGGTTAAAGAATCTATTGAATTACGCCCAGAGGAGGCTGTAGTAGATTTCGGTGATATTGACAGAAATGCTGTTTTGAATGGTGGTACCCGAATTCTTCAAGTTACACCTTCTCCGTTctcaaaaatcaaaactCCTGATGGTGGCGTACCTGCTATTGTACTTCGTACTGGTTTTGAAACAAGTCAAGGTTCTCTTGTGCGTACAATGGTGTTTTCCTCCGAAAAGGTTACCGAAAATAACTGGGAAAAGCTTTACTTCATACTGTTTTTGATGGTGTTCGCTATCGCTGCTTCTGCTTATGTATGGCATATTGGTAGCCAAACTGACAGAAGCCGCTACAAGCTAATGTTGGATTGCATTATGATTATTACCTCTGTCGTCCCTTCTGAACTTCCTATGGAACTTTCTTTAGCGGTGAATGCATCATTAGCTGCATTATCCAAGTATTACATTTACTGTACTGAACCTTTCCGTATTCCTGTAGCAGGACATGTGGACATTTGCTGTTTTGATAAAACTGGTACTTTAACAGAGGAGCATATGGTTGTTCAGGGCATTTCTGGtttaaacaaagaagatcCTTCTCGCCTTGAAACTTTAAATAGTATCCCTATTGAAACTGAATTGGCTATCGCTACTGCTCATACACTAGTGTTGCTTGAACAAGAGGGCGAGCCTGCTAAGACCGTGGGTGATCCGATGGAGAAAGCTACTGTTGAAGCTTTGGGCTGGTCAGTAAGTAAGAACAACGTTGTTATCCCTCCTGAATCTTCTGTTTTCCATAAAGGAAAGGTTCAAATTACTCGTAACTTCCAATTTTCGTCTGCCTTGAAACGTCAGTCCTCTGTGTCCAATGTACGTGTCGCTGGTGGTAACCAAAGGACATTTGTATCTGTAAAAGGTGCACCAGAAGTCATTGCTACTATGTTGAAGAACGTCCCAAAAGATTATGAAAAGATATACAAAGAATATGGTCGTAAAGGATCTCGTGTTTTGGCTCTTGCCTGCAAGCACTTCAAGAACTTTGTGTCAGAAAGTAAGGTAACCGATTTGACGCGCGAAGAAATAGAATCTAGCTTGGAATTTGCGGGTTTCCTGGTATTTAGCTCTCCTTTGAAGGATGATGCTAAGGGCACCATTCAAATGTTGAATAACTCTTCTCACAGATGCATGATGATTACTGGTGATAACCCCTTGACTGCAGTCTATGTTGCCGAACAAGTCGGTATTGTCGAAAAACCTACTTTAGTGTTAGACGCTAATGAAACCTCTAAAGGAAGCATGGAATGGAAGAGTACTGATGATACTGTCACTCTGCCTATGGATTGCACGAAGAAATTGGATGcttctttatataaaatGTATGATCTTTGTGTCACTGGCCGTGCTCTTTCCGAGATTGAAGATCCTGCTGTGTTGCTGTCTGTGTTGACACATGCTTGGGTGTATGCTCGTGTTTCACCGGCTCAAAAGGAACTTATGATTGCTACTTTGAAAGATAGCGGTTATGTTACTCTGATGTGTGGTGATGGAACCAACGACGTTGGTGCTCTCAAGCAATCTCATGTCGGTATCGCGTTATTAAATGCATCAGAAGAAGACATGTTGCAGATGCAGGAGCGGGCTCGAATGAACAATTTGATGTCGGTTTACGAGAAGCAAATAAACCTTTCCAAACGGTTCAAtcttcctcctcctcctgTTCCTCCAGCCTTGTGCCATGCATTTCCCGCCGGACCTAACAATCCTCACCGCGAAAAGACTCAAGAAAATTTAACTAAATATTTGGATGACTTGaaggtaaagaaagaaggtgATACTGGACTAACGGAAACCGAACGCTCTGCCGAAAAACGTGCCAATTTAGCAAACAAAATGTTTGACACAATGGCAGAGGCTTCAGACGATGATGCGCCGAAGATTAAATTGGGTGATGCTTCTGTTGCTGCTCCAATTACATCCAAATTAGCCGTGACTAATTCTGTCATTAACATCGTTCGTCAAGGACGTTGCACTCTGGTTGCACTTGTTCAATTGCACAAAATTTTGGCATTGAATTGTTTGATTACTGCTTACTCTCTTTCCGTTTTGCACTTGGATGGCATTAAATTCGGTGATACTCAGTATACCATCTCCGGTATGCTTATgtctgtttgtttttactgCGTTTCACGGGCGAAGCCTATGGAGACTCTTTCAAAAGAGAGACCTCAACACCGTATATTCAACACGTACATTATTGGATCTGTATTGGCACAATTTATTGTCCATGTTATTACACTGATTTATATTACAAGGTGTGTGTATGTTTATGAGAATCCTTTGGATAAAgttgatttggaagaaagctTCAGTCCTTCGTTGCTTAACAGTGCAATTTACCTTCTGCAGTTGATTCAACAAGTTTCCACCTTTGCAATCAACTATCAAGGACGTCCTTTCCGAGAAGCTTTAAGTGAAAACAAAGGCATGTATTATGGACTTTTGGGAACTGCATTTGTTGCTATAGCTGGTGTTACAGAGTTTATACCCGAACTCAATTCCAAATTGCAACTTGTAAAACTTCCTTTCAATTTCCAAATGCAATTACTGTATACTATGGTACTTGACTATGGAGCCTGCTGGGTCATTGAAGAAGTTATGAAGAAATACTTCCGTGACAACAAGCCTAAAGATATTGTTTTGCGAGATTAA
- the rpb7 gene encoding DNA-directed RNA polymerase complex II subunit Rpb7: MPFFLKELSLTITLHPSYFGPRMQDYLKAKLLADVEGTCSGQYGYIICVLDSNTINIDKGRVVPGQGYAEFEVKYRAVLWRPFRGEVVDAVVTTVNKMGFFADIGPLSVFVSSHLVPPDMRFDPAANPPNYSGEDQVIERGSNVRLKIVGTRTDATEIFAIATMKEDYLGVL, from the exons ATGCCTTTCTTCCTAAAAGAGCTTTCTCTTACAATCACGTTACATCCCAGCTACTTTGGCCCTCGGATGCAGGACTACCTAAAAGCAAAGCTTTTGGCAGACGTTGAAGGAACGTGTTCTGGACAATATGGTTATATTATATGTGTACTTGACAGCAATACTATAAATATCGACAAAGGACGCGTAGTCCCAGGTCAAGGTTATGCTGAGTTTGAGGTAAAATATCGAGCGGTTTTATGGAGACCATTCAGAGGTGAAGTGGTAGACGCCGTGGTTACCACCGTAAATAAAATGGGCTTTTTTGCCGATATTGGTCCTTTGAGTGTATTTGTGTCGTCGCATCTTGTACCTCCAGATATGAGATTTGATCCTGCTGCCAATCCTCCAAATTATTCTGGTGAAGATCAGGTCATTGAACGAGGATCTAACGTTCGATTAAAAATCGTCGGTACTAGAACTGATGCTACTGAAATT TTTGCGATTGCTACCATGAAAGAAGATTACTTGGGAGTCTTATAG